A region of Marmota flaviventris isolate mMarFla1 chromosome 11, mMarFla1.hap1, whole genome shotgun sequence DNA encodes the following proteins:
- the LOC139707674 gene encoding zinc finger protein 892-like, with translation MGSHPLLGASRGWADAPCWPALTPQDTQEYSPENGIKHIFHKVISGKYRICNLDYLQQKKIWKTTSENKHRKSYKNLDIVHHQRIYTGEKPYRYKQFDKAFSKKIGLIYHRRTHTGEMPYKCKECGKAFSRESHLICHRRTHTGEKPYKCKECGKAFNQKPHLIFHSRNHTGDKPYKCKECGKTFSQKSDLFRHSRTHTGEKPYKCKECGKAFSQKGGLTCHWRTHTGEKPHKCKECGKAFSQKSNLICHRRTHTGEMPYKCKECGKAFSQKADLFRHSRTHTGEKPYKCKECGKSFSQKSNLICHSKTHTGEKPYKCKECSKGFSRKSHLIRHRRTHTGE, from the coding sequence CCCTGACTCCTCAAGATACCCAAGAATATTCCCCAGAAAAtggcataaaacatatatttcacaaagtGATAAGTGGAAAATATAGAATTTGTAACcttgactatttacaacaaaagaaaatatggaaaactacaagtgagaatAAACACcggaaatcatataaaaatttagacattgttcatcaccagagaatttatactggagagaagccctacagaTATAAACAATTTgacaaagcttttagtaaaaaaataggtcttatttaccacagaagaacccacactggagagatgccctacaaatgtaaagaatgtggcaaagctttcagtcgagaatcacaccttatttgccacaggagaactcacactggagagaagccttacaaatgtaaagaatgtggcaaagctttcaatCAAAAACCACACCTTATTTTCCACAGCAGAAATCACACTGGAGacaagccttacaaatgtaaagaatgtggcaaaacttttagtcaaaaatcagacctttttaggcacagcagaactcacactggagagaagccctacaaatgtaaagaatgtggaaaagctttcagtcaaaaaggAGGCCTTACTTGCCActggagaactcacactggagagaagccccacaaatgtaaagaatgtggcaaagctttcagtcaaaaatcaaaccttatttgccacagaagaactcacactggagagatgccctacaaatgcaaagaatgtggaaaagcttttagtcAAAAAGCAGACCTTTTTAggcacagcagaactcacactggagagaagccctacaaatgtaaagaatgtggaaaatctttcagtcaaaaatcaaaccttatttgccacagcaaaactcacactggagagaagccctacaaatgtaaagaatgcaGCAAAGGTttcagtcgaaaatcacaccttattcgccacagaagaactcatactggagagtaG